Below is a genomic region from Tripterygium wilfordii isolate XIE 37 chromosome 12, ASM1340144v1, whole genome shotgun sequence.
ttttttttaaaaaaaattcaatttcaatatgACAATTAATGTATATAGAGCTTTTCTTGAAATATGAGAAATAGAAAATTCTTATGAATCCACGTGGCAACTAATCTTGCAAATAAGTTGTCCAAGTGTCAAATAAATAGCGCAATTGATTAGATCATTTGcttttatatatagtatagatACTTTGGAGTCTAGATGTCACATAAAGAGAACACATCCTTAGAGCCTCCTCTTATATGTAAGTATAGATTAATTAGTTAACAAGATCCATGACCCTTATGAGCCATCGTAGAACTCACTTACTCCCTCACCTCCTTGGCTATCACATTCCTCATCAAATCCCAAAACCCCGCCAGCAAACTCTCCGCCAACGCCAAGGCCCATATTCAATTATCCATGAGCCCCTCCATCCACGTACATTCCACCATAGGGCAGAAGGCAATGCGGTTGGTGGACTGCTATATTCAAATACCAGCCTCAATTAACTGTCCACCATGACTCATACTAACCTCCAATTCCCTAATAATCATTACTAAAATACTATGTTCTTGTAATAAGTGGACACTTGCCAAATTCCTTATGACCGAACTTAGTCAGCACTCAGCATGTCAAAATTGCTAATCTCACTGAAGAAGTAAATACCATATGAGATCAAGAGAATAAAAGCCTTGGAAAATTCCATCATTCtgaatctttaccaaacaatcCATTGAATTGTGAGGCCTAAGCCTGCCCTATTTAAACAATACCAGCTTGTGTAACTGCCACAAATCTCAATCCACTGCAGCTTAATTTCCTTCAATGGGTCTCGGTAGTAATGCTATGCTAGTATTTGTCCTCCTAACAGTCTCTCTGGTGGCAAGTAATGGTCAGGGAAGAACATTTATTGTTGGAGGCTCTCAAGGGTGGCGCTCTGGCGTCAACTACACTGATTGGGCTATCCGAAACAGCCCCTTCTACATAAATGACAAACTTGGTGACAAATCTCTCTTACTTAGTTACATAGTCATGATATGCCATGttgctttttcctttttctttttttttttaatgttttgaaaCATCCCACTCCTTTGCATTAGGAACACTTTTTCCGTTTTGATCTAATCCATGTTAGTCTGCATGGCATTGTCTTATGAGACTTAGGATCAGCCCATATTAGTCTGAGTAGAAGAAAAGTGTTTGTTATTAGTTAGGAAGTTTGGTCTATTATATTCTACACTTCACTTTTTCCCCTGACACAATGTAGGATTTAGTATACTAAGCTCTCTCACCACTCTGTAGTTCACCTAACATCACCAAACTTGACATGATAGGGGCTTGTAGCCCCACCCACCTGAGCCGAATACTacatgttgttgtttttttttttttttttaatgtttggatGTTAACATGTAATTTTGATTTGTGCAATGCAGTTTTCAGGTATGGTCCACCAAGTGGCAGGAACCCTCCACATAGTGTCTACTTACTACCGAGCCTATGGAACTATGGCAGGTGTGACTTCACGGGAGCAAGGCTTTTGGCGAACCCGAGACAAGGAAAGGGGGTGGGTTTTACATATGTGGTGGATCAATGGAAAGTTCACTACTTTGCCTCTGGTGAAGACAATGGAAGGAATTGCAAGGATGAGTTGATGAGGTTTTTCGTGGTGCCATGGCCGCGTCCCAGCGAATGATCGATTATGCACTATTACTCGGTTTTATCATCAGTTGATTAATGTAATGTTCAAATTAAAGAGGGGTTCATCTTCTCTTTGTTGTCGTGATGCTGATACTGCATTAGTTACTTAAAAGTGCCGGCGAGAGAATTGTATTGTACTACAGAATAAA
It encodes:
- the LOC120011464 gene encoding uncharacterized protein LOC120011464 isoform X2: MGLGSNAMLVFVLLTVSLVASNGQGRTFIVGGSQGWRSGVNYTDWAIRNSPFYINDKLGDKSLLLSYIFSGMVHQVAGTLHIVSTYYRAYGTMAGVTSREQGFWRTRDKERGWVLHMWWINGKFTTLPLVKTMEGIARMS
- the LOC120011464 gene encoding uncharacterized protein LOC120011464 isoform X1 — its product is MGLGSNAMLVFVLLTVSLVASNGQGRTFIVGGSQGWRSGVNYTDWAIRNSPFYINDKLVFRYGPPSGRNPPHSVYLLPSLWNYGRCDFTGARLLANPRQGKGVGFTYVVDQWKVHYFASGEDNGRNCKDELMRFFVVPWPRPSE